The genomic DNA taggtATGAAgatgtttgaactttgaaataGATAATGTTGAATCTTTAGCTAATAAACATGAAAGTTAAGAGTGGAGTACAAGGTAAATAGGCAAAGTTGAGTCTTTAATTTAGTGAATAAAGTGagaatgttgatgaattttggTAGCAATAACGTGTCTCTTTAAAATTTCGAGGCATTGTTATAGTTTGGAATACATGAATTAAGTTATATAGACATTATGGGTGTACGCAATGtggtttggttcgattttgagGCTAAAAGTCATCGGAAccgcaaaataaaaaaaaaacatgcagtttgatttggttcggttaatttttaaaataaaatccgaaACAAACAAACCAAACCAACACGGTTTTTGTTGGATTGGTTGGTGCGGTTTTTTTAGACAATccaattattttgttttcatcattaaaatcaagttaaaaggGCAAAACACAGCATATTATCAACAATGCTTCTAACAATGTTTGaaatttcatccaacaatacaattttaaaaacgTGGAAAAAAAGTAATcgtattttttaagaaatgcaaaagactaaaattttatcattatctaaaagttcaagtagcacataaaaccatttttgaaataaaaaacaaagaagaaacttaacaaaagaaagaatatgtcattttataaaagttttcattgagtttttatgagtattgatctatgttatatatatttgattaattttttcttatattgcggtttggtttggtttggttcggttggttAAATAAAAACcgtaaaccaaaccaaacaatacggttgagtaaaaaattatttaaatacatCTAAACCAAATATAGTTTTTTGCAGTCTCGGTTTAGATTGTTTGATTTACAGGTTTTGGATCGGTTCCGTTTTGAACACCCGTAATATATATCGTTGATTGATATAGATATCGTTTATGTAATAATGTTGCTATAGttgcttgattttttttttttttgtggggttGCTTGATGTTTTGTAATGTTTCTGTATTTTCAGTCAAATTAGAAGTTATTTATGCTAATAAACAATTTATTGTGAAATTTAAAATTAGTCCCAATATTTAATCTTCTCGCTTATTGGAAAATTAGTCTATGAtagtttaattattttggaCCAAATGGTCGTGGCAATGATGTGGCATCCATGTGTGGATGCATTTAACGTATGCGTAACTCATATTTTTTAgcggaaaattttataaatggaCTCAAATAAATGACATGTTACAAATTTAGGGACACGTAatcttttttagaaaatttagagactaaaatgatCGATATTTACAAGATTTAGGTAGTCTACACATCAAATAAAGAAGCCAAACATATATGTATGTGCAAAGTATAATGGTGTGTCATTCATGTGTGTGTTCTTGTTAAGGGCAAAGAGAAGAAGTATCAATGAACACTTGAGTCTGGCTGGGACATAGATGCATGTTAGAATCATGCATCATAACGCTTTCTTCTTCAGTTAGACAAAGACTCACTTTATTTCGTCATCTAAAAACAAGATCAATGCTTTCACCTCTCTGTCACTAAATTTGTCTTCTTCTACTTTTTTGGTTACTAGATTTAGATTGTGAAGTAAGGGAATTCAAAACCCGACAAGAAAACGGAGCCCACCATTATCTATATCCACTTCTTGGCCTCTTTTCCACGTGCTTCTTTGTGTTTCCATTCGTAATTCAGGGCCTggataaacaacataattaactGGACTAAGCTAGCTAGGAATAGGAATAGATGCATTGGATGGTTGATGCACTCGCTCCTATGAGACATgtaatctttttttaaatactacGAGTGCCCCAACgacattttaactttttatgaaaatttgtgaaattaatacatcaaaaattaaaatgtttgaattttttttatgaaatgatttcttattttaaaatcttaaatagTGTTTTAGAGGCACTCATTTAACAAAACTTTTTTAACAGAATTTAACGGATAAAATCATACACATTCATTTTCTAAAGGGGCTTATAAATTACACCAATTGTAAaggaaagatttttttaaaaaaaaggagcGGGTGGGGGGGGAGCCAAACCCTTTAGGGAAAAGATAATCTAAAAGTAGGGAGGTCTAACTATGTGTTTCCTCTTAGCAACAAAATAAACTGAATTGAAATCTCAACAAACATATCAATTAGTATTACCTCGATTAAGAATGAAATCACTTAATCGATTAGACAACACTTGTTTCCCTCTAACATCATAAGGAGCATAAACATTTAACCCACATGTATGATATATAACTATTcttaaaaagacaattaatcACAAGAACATGCTCAATGTTGCTCGAGAAATCCACTACAACTAAGTATGAGTTCCACATAGTGATAATCTCTCTTGATGCCCCCACAAAGGGCCTAAACAGATAAGGCATGTTGCTTGAACCCCATAGTATAAACCAACATATTTATATATCTACCAACTTCATTTCAAATTCTTGAAAAGAAACTAATTGGACCTGATCATAAGAACAATGTCCAGTGTGGTCGGCTTCCTGCTAGTTGAATGCTGGAATGATCAGAGGGTGTGCTTGTAGGCACTCTGACACTTAAGTCAGTATTTTAAGCTAAAAAAGGGTTAAGGATAGAATGAGTCATACATTGGAGGATGCAAGTGATCCTCTCATATAGTGGAGGTGCAAGTTGCTAATGACCTACAATTGTTTAGTCGTTGGTTATAGATAGTGTGGTATGTAACCGTCAAGGCCTTTTTTAAcccacattttaaaaaaataattaatttaattaatcagtcaattttgtttccattaatttttattttttttcagtttgtTTTATAACTTGTCATAATATAAACTTATGCAACATccttaatttaaatatttagaaCCTATAGGATgatcaattaaataaaaataaaaatataaatatcgaGCAAGGAAAGGAAAACCAGTGGAAGAACCGAAGAAGAAACAAACAGAAATGCAATGCTACATCAACACTCACTGTACTATCCTTTTCTATCCTCAAACCCACGGAACACGCTGCTTTCACCCAACAAGACTTTCGGTTACTCCACCACAACAAGAGCAACGAATTTCTCACGATGTTGACGAAAAATCGAAACTAATAACAAGTTCTTCAAACCCATTTGTGAAACACTGTCTCAAACTTCGCAATAATTCTTCTTATCGTCGCTCTCATGGTTCTGTTCTTGTTGTTGGAACTACACCTATCAGGTTCTAATTTTCATTTTGCTATGACCCTTTTCTTTGGTTTTGGTTGTAGTCTAATCTTGTGAATTGGAAAATGGATTTTGAAATTGTAATGTGTTTTGTTATGGGgtgaaaaaaaaactgattttgaaTGATTGGTTCATAGGCTAAGTTGAATGTAACGTAATTTTGTCAGgagaaatttatttaaaatttaattgaacGGATAAGCTAGTTGTTTGAATTTGTAATATTTGGGAAAATTAGCAGTTGAAGTagctaattaatattatttttttcaattaagattgcAGGGGTAAGATGGAGATAAagtgataagctataagctacttAAATTAGCTTATCAAAACCCTCTCTAAGCtcataaaaataagctataagctcttGTAAAAATGAGAGTTACCAAACAGGTATTTTTTAATCatacgagcttataagctataagtcaTGCTCAGTTTTATGTCTTACCATACACCGACTAAAATCAATTGTAGAGACAAAAGTTCCAAACTAGCGTCATGTTAGAATCAATTATTGTAATCGAGAAAATttaaatatgtcaaaatcaattctatgcCTCTAGAATTCATTTTGCCTCCTCAAAAAGTGGAACCAAGCATACACTCGAGATGATGCGTTGGTTAACTTCTGCTATGTTAGTGCCACATTGTTTTGACCGACTAGGTGACCATTTTGATCCATGATCaggattttgataaaaattgtgGTACAGACATTATTGGTTGTTTGTTTAATGGCCTCGAAGTTGATACACAAGTGTGTGAAAGTTTGTTTCCAACTACGTTCTTTGAAAGAATGAGCTGcaaattttttctctctatatctCATTGAAAGAATTCATCTCGTGTtgctttcttcttcatcattttaTTCTTGTAGTTTATTAGTTGTTTAGAACAATTACGAGAGGTTTCAAATTGTAACTAAGAACAGCTACTAAGCTTCAAAGCTAGGTGTCTTAAAGTGACATATGCGTATCCAATCATATTCTAAAAGCATTTTTTACTGCATTTTAGGATCCCATTTCACATCAATATGCACAAAATTACAATATTCAATGGCGTATCACCTAACTCATCTCCCGTTTAGTTGGTTAGCAATAAGCATAGAGTTATCCTTTTTTTATATCACTTTCTTTTAATATGGATTTAAGTTCAAATGATATGTGCTGCGGCtaaaattattgaatgaaaCTACATTGATGATtaacaaaagtttgttttttacaGAGAAATCTACAGGTTTCAAGAgtcatcacaaaataaaaatgttacaaTGGATTGTCTAATTCTTCCTGATAAGGCTGAAATTCCGAATGGGTTGGATGAATCCGCTGATTCTATTGTGCATGTGAGCTCCACAGTGATGAGAAAGATTTCAGGTCTGCAGTCAACTGATTCAATTGATGCAATTGCGCTTATGAAAATTCCTGCCAGTTTTTCAAACTTAGACGACGATCAAAAGAACTGCCAGAAGTGGTTTCCATCTGCACATCGGATTTTAGTCCTTGATGGAATTCAGGTGACTCTTAATATTGCTTTTAGATTTAACcatttttgtcttgaaaattttACCATCTGATATTTCCTCAATTGAAAGGAGGCGCTCCATTCCTTATTTGGCTTTTGCTTGGTCAATATTGCTGCTTATTCTATGATGAGGTCTTGTGAGCTTTATAATGTATAGCCATATTCACTTTCTAGagtaaaataatattgtaaacATGGTTATCgtaaaataatattgtaaacATTGTTATTCTAGagtaaaataatattgtaaacATGGTTATGAGTATCTTACAATACATGTGAGTTGTATCTCAATTCGTGCAAAACTGAACCAAATCGATACAAATCGCTCGTGTGTATAGCAGCCAGTTCTCTTTTTGTCAACTTCATATAACAGCCacttttcttaatttcttttgtCAATTGATTAATGACTTGAATCTTGAATTATTTTAGGTTCAATCAGCTTATAGTTTTGTTATGTCGATTGTTTTTAAACGTAATCgtcatatttttattgttaatgcATCTTATGATTAATAATAAGATTTGATTCACAACTCGAAACATAGGTCTTCCGATTCACGATTTTATAACCATGATTGCAAACTTTATACGATCAAGTTTAATTGCCGTTCTcgtataaaaagaaaatttaagtGCCTGGTTATGTCAGGTTGTGAAACCTTAAATCAAACGTAGAGTTTTCACTTTTTctctataa from Medicago truncatula cultivar Jemalong A17 chromosome 8, MtrunA17r5.0-ANR, whole genome shotgun sequence includes the following:
- the LOC11441513 gene encoding uncharacterized tRNA/rRNA methyltransferase slr1673 isoform X1, with the translated sequence MQCYINTHCTILFYPQTHGTRCFHPTRLSVTPPQQEQRISHDVDEKSKLITSSSNPFVKHCLKLRNNSSYRRSHGSVLVVGTTPIREIYRFQESSQNKNVTMDCLILPDKAEIPNGLDESADSIVHVSSTVMRKISGLQSTDSIDAIALMKIPASFSNLDDDQKNCQKWFPSAHRILVLDGIQSCSLQDPGNLGTLLRSAVAFRWDGVFLLPGCCDPFNEKALRASRGASFQLPIVSGSWNHLESLKEESQMKLLAGHPQHEGLIKPVFSLSQSFCDSILDTPLCLVLGSEGSGLSEKSLQACELVSIAMTGEYESLNVSVAGGIFLYMLQPKNK
- the LOC11441513 gene encoding uncharacterized tRNA/rRNA methyltransferase slr1673 isoform X2, whose amino-acid sequence is MQCYINTHCTILFYPQTHGTRCFHPTRLSVTPPQQEQRISHDVDEKSKLITSSSNPFVKHCLKLRNNSSYRRSHGSVLVVGTTPIREIYRFQESSQNKNVTMDCLILPDKAEIPNGLDESADSIVHVSSTVMRKISGLQSTDSIDAIALMKIPASFSNLDDDQKNCQKWFPSAHRILVLDGIQDPGNLGTLLRSAVAFRWDGVFLLPGCCDPFNEKALRASRGASFQLPIVSGSWNHLESLKEESQMKLLAGHPQHEGLIKPVFSLSQSFCDSILDTPLCLVLGSEGSGLSEKSLQACELVSIAMTGEYESLNVSVAGGIFLYMLQPKNK